From the genome of Sulfitobacter sp. DSM 110093, one region includes:
- the flgK gene encoding flagellar hook-associated protein FlgK produces MSISSAFNIARSGLSTTEGRANLVAGNIANAQTEGYARREAVQVTGNNSVDLRVARQVDENLAGMSRGASAQMGAASVTSEVLGSYLLTLGEPGDEVSPAARLAEFQAGLDLLANNPSDPAAQNDLLSRSETLVNSINQAAVALEASRVQAGDSFVLGVSEVNGALADIAQLNERLRLAGADGTGTAGLMDEMNRRLDALGSQMDFQSRWEADGSLTLHTTGGTELVHGDTAVKLSVNRETGALMAGTIDITPRSATARGSDSGRLAGLSGLIADDLPKMKLQLDEFARGLVQSFEAADASLGAGQPGLFTDAGGAFDPAQLDGLAGRLSINSSVQPDKGGALWRLRDGAGAATQGEPGDTTQLNAFVDVLETGLTFDAATGLSTTARLGDFAADMVSQQNVLRVGADAQAETARVRLVTFEDNRSSIEGVNVDTELQKLLEIEQAYGANSQVLSSLSDMLDTLLASV; encoded by the coding sequence ATGAGCATCTCATCTGCCTTTAACATTGCCCGCAGCGGTCTAAGCACGACAGAAGGTCGAGCTAACCTTGTTGCGGGCAATATCGCAAACGCTCAGACCGAAGGGTATGCACGGCGCGAAGCCGTGCAGGTGACCGGGAATAATTCGGTTGATCTGCGCGTGGCACGGCAGGTGGATGAGAATTTGGCGGGGATGTCGCGCGGCGCTTCGGCGCAGATGGGTGCGGCCTCCGTAACCTCAGAGGTGCTTGGCAGTTACCTGCTCACCTTGGGCGAGCCGGGCGATGAGGTCTCTCCCGCCGCGCGGCTGGCTGAGTTTCAGGCGGGGCTAGACCTGTTGGCGAACAACCCATCGGATCCTGCCGCGCAAAATGACCTTCTGTCGCGCAGTGAAACATTGGTGAACAGCATCAATCAGGCCGCCGTTGCGCTTGAAGCCAGCCGCGTACAGGCCGGGGACAGTTTCGTGCTGGGTGTCTCCGAAGTGAATGGGGCGCTGGCCGATATCGCTCAGTTGAACGAACGCCTGCGTCTGGCTGGGGCTGACGGAACCGGCACAGCCGGGTTGATGGACGAGATGAACCGCCGCCTTGATGCCTTGGGCAGCCAGATGGATTTTCAAAGCCGTTGGGAAGCTGATGGATCGCTGACGTTACACACCACGGGTGGCACAGAATTGGTGCATGGCGACACTGCCGTTAAGCTATCTGTCAACCGCGAAACCGGCGCGCTGATGGCCGGGACAATCGACATCACTCCGCGAAGCGCCACGGCGCGGGGGTCCGATAGCGGGCGTCTTGCGGGTCTAAGCGGTTTGATCGCGGATGATCTGCCCAAGATGAAGCTGCAACTGGATGAATTCGCCCGCGGGCTGGTGCAGAGCTTTGAGGCCGCCGATGCCTCTCTCGGGGCAGGGCAGCCGGGGCTTTTCACGGATGCGGGCGGCGCATTTGATCCGGCACAGCTGGACGGGCTTGCAGGGCGACTTTCGATCAACAGCAGCGTGCAGCCCGATAAAGGCGGCGCGCTTTGGCGTCTGCGCGACGGCGCCGGGGCCGCCACCCAAGGAGAGCCGGGCGACACGACCCAACTGAACGCTTTTGTCGATGTTCTTGAGACCGGTTTGACCTTTGACGCCGCGACAGGGCTCAGCACCACCGCGCGTCTGGGCGATTTCGCCGCTGATATGGTGAGCCAGCAGAACGTGCTGCGCGTCGGGGCTGACGCGCAAGCCGAAACCGCGCGTGTGCGGCTTGTTACCTTTGAGGACAATCGCAGCAGTATTGAGGGCGTCAACGTCGATACCGAACTGCAAAAGCTTTTGGAAATCGAACAGGCATACGGCGCGAATTCGCAAGTGCTGAGCAGCCTGAGTGACATGCTCGATACCCTTTTGGCCAGCGTGTGA
- a CDS encoding flagellar hook protein FlgE yields MSITSALQIGVSGLQANSSRVQNISSNIANANTVGYRRTFSEFVTQNTGSTQAGVLTDVRANISTNGNIMGTSSTTDLAVQGEGFFVVSRNANDPVESNYYLTRAGSFTPDQNGNLRNSAGYFLSGFPTDAAGATGSVSSTSYNDLSTVNIASYQVQGTPSSRVGVSANVPAQETGPGTTGTAFESTLRYVNQLGGSDALTLSWTPGAVDNEWTVSITDEAGTNYGDATVNFTDSGAGAGSPASYTPGSLPIDPATGVVTLSITNGGTPQDLEIDFGAPGTFGGMTQFSGDYTPPAFTDDGTETGSLERAEMSDSGILFGVFDNGQRRALFQVPLANVANPDQMQSIDGNAYVATRDSGAVSLGNPMLNGLGSINSNALEGSNVDIAQELTDLIQTQRAYSSSAKIITTSDEMLSETLNIKR; encoded by the coding sequence ATGAGCATTACAAGCGCCCTTCAAATCGGGGTCAGCGGGTTGCAGGCCAACTCCTCCCGCGTCCAGAACATCTCTAGCAACATCGCCAACGCCAATACGGTCGGCTACCGGCGGACCTTCTCGGAGTTTGTGACCCAGAATACCGGGTCGACCCAAGCGGGTGTGTTGACGGATGTACGGGCCAACATCTCCACCAATGGCAATATCATGGGCACCAGCAGCACCACTGATTTGGCGGTACAGGGTGAAGGCTTCTTTGTCGTGTCGCGTAATGCCAATGATCCTGTTGAATCCAATTATTATCTGACCCGCGCTGGTTCTTTCACCCCGGATCAGAACGGCAACCTACGCAACTCTGCCGGCTATTTCCTTTCGGGTTTTCCTACCGATGCGGCAGGGGCCACTGGTAGTGTTAGCAGCACCAGCTACAACGATCTAAGCACCGTGAATATCGCGAGCTATCAGGTGCAGGGCACGCCCAGTTCGCGCGTGGGCGTGTCGGCGAATGTGCCCGCCCAAGAAACCGGCCCCGGCACCACTGGCACGGCCTTTGAATCCACGCTGCGCTACGTCAACCAATTGGGCGGCAGCGATGCGTTGACCCTGTCGTGGACACCGGGTGCGGTTGATAACGAATGGACAGTCAGCATCACCGACGAAGCGGGCACAAACTATGGCGATGCGACGGTAAACTTCACCGACAGCGGCGCGGGTGCGGGCAGCCCCGCAAGCTATACCCCCGGCAGCCTGCCAATCGACCCTGCGACGGGCGTTGTTACACTGTCGATCACCAATGGCGGCACGCCGCAGGACTTGGAAATCGACTTTGGCGCGCCCGGAACATTCGGCGGGATGACCCAGTTTTCGGGCGATTACACGCCCCCGGCCTTTACCGATGACGGGACCGAAACCGGCAGCCTAGAGCGGGCTGAAATGAGCGATTCCGGCATTCTTTTCGGGGTCTTCGACAATGGTCAGCGTCGTGCGCTTTTCCAGGTGCCGCTCGCCAATGTGGCCAACCCTGATCAGATGCAATCGATCGACGGGAACGCCTATGTCGCCACCCGCGATTCCGGTGCGGTGAGCCTCGGCAATCCGATGCTGAACGGCTTGGGCAGCATCAACAGCAATGCACTGGAAGGCTCCAACGTGGATATCGCGCAGGAACTGACCGATCTAATCCAGACCCAACGGGCCTATTCCTCAAGCGCCAAGATCATCACCACCAGCGACGAAATGCTGAGTGAAACGCTGAATATTAAGCGCTAA
- the flgF gene encoding flagellar basal-body rod protein FlgF — protein MTETSHISMSLATSLQRQLDITANNIANASTAGYKGEHVVFEALLQDNTALGDDQAAFVSDTGSYIDTRPGALSQTGNPLDVALHGEGWFSYQTADGQQAFGRDGSFVLDPEGNLTLLSGAKVLDAGGAPIQLPPAGLGDINISEDGTISGSETGPLGRIGVFNIPEIQSYKRLGGGMLVAPEGAANPAVAEAVQVRQGTLELSNVNPVREMTRLIDVQRAYERTNTMMGNADDLRRDSLKRIAQAV, from the coding sequence ATGACGGAAACCAGCCATATCAGCATGTCGCTGGCGACTTCCCTTCAGCGCCAACTCGACATCACCGCCAACAACATCGCCAACGCCAGCACCGCAGGCTATAAGGGCGAGCATGTGGTCTTTGAGGCGCTGTTGCAGGACAACACCGCGCTTGGCGACGATCAGGCGGCTTTCGTCAGCGACACGGGCTCTTACATCGACACCCGCCCCGGCGCGCTGTCGCAGACCGGCAACCCGCTGGACGTAGCGCTGCATGGCGAGGGGTGGTTCAGCTATCAAACCGCCGACGGGCAACAAGCATTTGGCCGCGACGGCAGCTTTGTCCTCGACCCAGAGGGCAATCTGACCCTGTTGTCGGGGGCAAAAGTGCTCGACGCGGGCGGTGCGCCGATCCAACTGCCACCCGCGGGCCTGGGCGACATCAACATTTCCGAAGACGGCACGATTTCGGGCAGTGAGACCGGCCCGCTGGGCCGTATCGGCGTTTTTAATATCCCAGAAATCCAAAGCTACAAGCGCCTTGGCGGCGGCATGCTGGTCGCCCCCGAGGGTGCCGCCAATCCCGCCGTGGCCGAAGCCGTGCAGGTGCGCCAAGGCACGCTGGAGCTCAGCAACGTCAATCCGGTGCGCGAGATGACCCGGCTGATCGACGTGCAGCGCGCCTATGAGCGCACCAATACAATGATGGGCAATGCGGACGACCTGCGCCGCGACTCGCTCAAACGGATCGCGCAGGCGGTCTGA
- the flgG gene encoding flagellar basal-body rod protein FlgG — translation MKALSIAATGMMAQQTNVDVISNNIANANTTGFKASRAAFQDLIYQSMQREGAVTSEAGSTRPVGIDIGMGVQTAGTVRLNTQGGMVATENQLNVAIDGRGYFSVTLPDGGTAYTRDGSFQLSPEGEIVTMQGYRVEPGMVVPENTTAVEINEQGVVMAYVENDPVPVELGQFSLTTFVNEPGMRPVGNNFLLATEASGEAQVVNPGDPGAGMIRQGYLEASNVNVIQQITDLISAQRAYEMNSKSIETADQMLSAANQIR, via the coding sequence ATGAAGGCACTTAGCATCGCCGCAACCGGCATGATGGCGCAGCAGACCAATGTCGATGTGATCTCGAACAACATCGCCAACGCGAACACCACCGGGTTCAAAGCCAGCCGCGCCGCCTTTCAGGATCTTATCTATCAATCCATGCAACGCGAAGGCGCTGTCACTTCCGAGGCCGGATCGACCCGCCCCGTGGGCATCGACATCGGCATGGGCGTGCAGACCGCAGGCACCGTGCGGTTGAATACTCAAGGCGGCATGGTCGCCACTGAGAACCAGTTGAATGTCGCCATCGACGGGCGCGGGTATTTCTCGGTCACGCTGCCCGATGGCGGCACCGCCTATACCCGCGACGGGTCGTTCCAACTGTCCCCGGAGGGTGAGATCGTCACGATGCAGGGCTACCGCGTCGAGCCGGGCATGGTCGTCCCCGAAAACACCACAGCGGTTGAGATCAACGAACAGGGCGTCGTCATGGCCTATGTCGAAAACGATCCCGTGCCGGTGGAACTGGGCCAGTTCAGCCTGACCACCTTCGTCAATGAGCCGGGGATGCGCCCGGTGGGCAACAACTTCCTGCTGGCGACCGAAGCCTCGGGCGAAGCGCAGGTGGTGAACCCCGGCGATCCGGGCGCGGGGATGATCCGTCAGGGCTATCTTGAGGCGTCCAACGTGAATGTCATACAGCAGATCACCGATCTGATCTCGGCGCAGCGCGCCTACGAGATGAACTCTAAATCAATCGAGACCGCAGACCAGATGCTCTCGGCTGCGAACCAAATCCGCTAA
- the flgA gene encoding flagellar basal body P-ring formation chaperone FlgA, translated as MKRLAALFLGLMVLTGPALSAPIGVLVEERARTDYADSLPQDGEFEITVKDAPADAVLTLAEFWMDPRSGKFLANAVLETGEVQRIGGYALVTMPVPVPVTRLLPDDIIMEDDLTVMRLPVGRIGTYVMTDMEEVIGKQVRRVLTPGRPIQIQSIIQPLIINRGERVDIYFSDGLLALSSPGRALDDAHEGQEIRIVNLVSNKTVTGIATGEGAVEIIR; from the coding sequence ATGAAACGGCTTGCCGCCCTCTTCCTCGGCCTGATGGTGCTGACAGGCCCTGCCCTGTCGGCCCCCATCGGCGTGTTGGTCGAGGAACGTGCGCGCACCGATTACGCCGACAGCCTGCCGCAAGACGGCGAGTTCGAGATCACCGTCAAGGATGCCCCCGCTGACGCCGTGTTGACGCTGGCAGAGTTCTGGATGGACCCGCGCAGCGGCAAGTTTCTGGCCAATGCGGTGCTTGAGACGGGCGAGGTGCAGCGCATCGGCGGCTATGCCCTTGTGACCATGCCGGTCCCCGTCCCCGTCACGCGCCTGCTGCCCGATGACATCATCATGGAAGACGACCTGACCGTCATGCGCCTGCCCGTGGGCCGCATCGGCACCTATGTGATGACGGATATGGAAGAGGTCATCGGCAAGCAGGTCCGCCGCGTCTTGACGCCGGGCCGCCCGATCCAGATCCAGTCCATCATCCAGCCGCTGATCATCAACCGGGGCGAGCGGGTGGATATCTATTTCAGCGATGGGCTTTTGGCCCTCTCCTCTCCGGGGCGCGCGCTTGATGACGCGCATGAGGGGCAGGAAATCCGTATCGTGAACCTTGTCAGCAACAAAACGGTCACCGGCATCGCCACCGGCGAAGGGGCCGTGGAGATCATTCGATGA
- a CDS encoding flagellar basal body L-ring protein FlgH yields MTTAFARPSVLILGAALALTACDTADHFDRDPQPSPIVVDGQTIPEVARVQVPMPAVAMEPPRRGSAKASLFSARSEALFADQRADDIGDIVTVVISIDDRAQLRNSTDREREGASSVGFPTFFGYGAKIAAILPGISAADLPSGDVVEIGSASEASGSGAITRNEQIELKVAALVIDKLPNGTLVVAGRQEIMVNQELRELRMAGIVRPADIRDDNTISYDKIAEARIAYGGRGTLSRAQERSYGEDAMDVILPY; encoded by the coding sequence ATGACCACCGCTTTCGCGCGCCCCTCTGTCTTGATATTGGGCGCGGCCCTTGCCCTGACCGCCTGCGACACCGCAGATCACTTCGACCGCGACCCGCAGCCCTCACCGATCGTGGTGGATGGCCAAACCATCCCCGAGGTGGCCCGCGTACAGGTGCCGATGCCCGCCGTCGCGATGGAGCCGCCACGCCGCGGCAGCGCCAAGGCCTCGCTCTTCTCGGCCCGCAGTGAGGCGTTGTTTGCTGACCAACGCGCCGATGATATCGGTGATATCGTCACGGTTGTGATCTCAATCGACGACCGCGCGCAATTGCGCAACTCGACTGATCGCGAGCGCGAAGGTGCAAGCTCAGTCGGATTCCCGACATTCTTTGGCTATGGCGCGAAAATTGCCGCAATTCTGCCCGGAATCAGCGCAGCCGACCTGCCGAGTGGCGATGTCGTCGAGATCGGCTCGGCCTCCGAAGCAAGCGGCTCTGGTGCCATTACGCGCAACGAACAGATCGAGCTCAAAGTGGCCGCCTTGGTCATCGACAAGTTGCCCAACGGCACGCTTGTGGTCGCGGGACGCCAAGAAATCATGGTGAATCAAGAACTGCGCGAGCTGCGCATGGCTGGGATCGTGCGCCCTGCCGACATCCGCGATGACAACACCATTTCCTACGACAAGATCGCCGAGGCCCGCATCGCCTATGGAGGCCGGGGCACGCTTTCGCGCGCCCAAGAGCGCAGTTACGGCGAAGATGCGATGGATGTGATCCTGCCCTATTAA
- a CDS encoding flagellar hook capping FlgD N-terminal domain-containing protein: MIDASIASTMTSSGTSAAATSATELQESYNSFLTLLTAQISNQDPLNPVDSTQFVSQLAQLTQVEQSIATNASLEQISTMLSTVGAMSDLQLIGRDVLVPSSQVRMTEDDFPLSYQLDAGAEDVTIRIYSEDGTLVREMPGASTAEGEVIDVEWDRLDSVGLPVPPDTFRVEITASDASGNDVGATTLTRAEVTRVNFTGQGPELELDNGEQVLSYVVRSVL, encoded by the coding sequence ATGATCGACGCGAGTATTGCAAGCACGATGACCAGCAGCGGCACCTCCGCTGCGGCGACCTCGGCCACCGAGCTTCAAGAAAGCTACAACAGCTTTCTGACCCTGCTGACGGCGCAAATCTCGAACCAAGACCCCCTGAACCCGGTGGATTCAACGCAGTTCGTTTCGCAGTTGGCGCAGTTAACGCAGGTAGAACAAAGCATTGCCACCAATGCGAGCCTTGAGCAGATCAGCACTATGCTATCCACCGTCGGGGCAATGTCTGACCTGCAATTGATCGGGCGCGATGTGCTGGTGCCGTCGTCCCAAGTGCGCATGACCGAGGATGATTTTCCGCTGAGCTATCAGTTGGATGCAGGCGCAGAGGATGTGACCATTCGCATCTATTCCGAAGACGGCACCCTTGTCCGCGAGATGCCCGGCGCCTCAACCGCCGAAGGCGAGGTGATCGACGTTGAATGGGATCGTCTTGATTCCGTCGGCCTGCCGGTGCCGCCTGATACGTTCCGGGTTGAAATTACGGCAAGTGATGCAAGCGGCAATGATGTCGGGGCAACGACACTGACCCGCGCCGAGGTGACGCGCGTGAACTTCACCGGGCAGGGGCCGGAGTTGGAATTGGATAACGGGGAGCAGGTGCTTTCTTATGTGGTGCGTTCGGTTCTCTGA
- a CDS encoding flagellar hook-length control protein FliK: MIAQLQAVPAASGAVVSGQPSKKEAVEGFAALMQGVAGQEVASQQQPKDAKATAPEVDGATDALPEEADLETAEGLIALMDHTVAALQEGNSHVTPKAARAAFAEALGEAPTEEVGALEAVAKLEDPTLEAALEEKIAGALRLPTANSQLSVASAVVPAVGRFTMGATRDQQAPTILMAGETTKQVTADLSGMSGPQMTRLDATVAANVDAAAEIADPRIAAADQFSAAVDTAKAAQPGVNTPAAEVALREVAALTAPQAPQPEALRLSPPQPMPAPVPNPAAAPEEQLRQHVSQQIRSLDTGDNKLRFSLSPYGMGEIEIEVVRTETGRMQIAMTTETASVLNLLRQDREQLLDALQARGISAESADLDFQTFGERGRDGGQNAGPDLALNMPEADDAQGSDAQPLAQTPTPSMIAGQLDILT, from the coding sequence ATGATAGCTCAGCTTCAGGCAGTACCCGCGGCCTCCGGTGCGGTAGTTTCCGGGCAGCCCTCAAAAAAGGAGGCTGTCGAAGGCTTTGCCGCGTTGATGCAGGGCGTGGCCGGGCAAGAGGTGGCATCGCAGCAACAGCCTAAAGATGCGAAAGCCACCGCACCCGAAGTGGATGGCGCAACCGACGCGCTGCCTGAAGAGGCCGACCTTGAGACGGCTGAGGGGTTAATCGCCCTGATGGATCACACTGTTGCTGCACTTCAAGAGGGCAACAGTCACGTCACCCCCAAAGCCGCCCGCGCCGCCTTTGCCGAAGCTTTGGGAGAGGCCCCGACAGAGGAAGTTGGCGCGTTGGAAGCGGTTGCCAAACTCGAAGACCCCACCCTAGAGGCTGCGCTTGAAGAAAAGATCGCTGGCGCATTGCGCCTTCCCACGGCGAATAGCCAGCTTAGCGTCGCGTCTGCGGTGGTTCCGGCAGTTGGCCGCTTTACGATGGGCGCGACCCGTGATCAGCAAGCGCCGACCATTCTTATGGCTGGGGAAACGACGAAACAGGTAACAGCCGACCTGTCAGGGATGAGCGGCCCGCAAATGACGCGGCTTGACGCGACTGTTGCTGCGAATGTCGACGCGGCAGCAGAAATCGCAGATCCGCGGATCGCCGCCGCCGATCAATTCAGTGCCGCTGTCGATACAGCGAAAGCGGCTCAACCTGGCGTGAATACACCCGCCGCCGAGGTCGCCTTGCGTGAAGTTGCCGCTTTGACCGCGCCGCAGGCACCTCAACCAGAGGCGCTTCGCCTTAGTCCGCCGCAACCCATGCCGGCGCCCGTACCAAACCCCGCCGCCGCGCCGGAAGAGCAGTTGCGCCAGCACGTCAGTCAACAGATCCGCAGTCTAGATACAGGCGACAACAAGCTGCGCTTCTCGCTGTCACCCTATGGGATGGGCGAGATCGAGATTGAGGTCGTTCGGACTGAAACCGGTCGTATGCAAATCGCCATGACGACCGAAACTGCATCGGTTCTGAACCTGTTACGCCAAGACCGCGAGCAACTGCTTGATGCGCTGCAAGCGCGCGGCATCAGCGCAGAGAGTGCCGATCTTGATTTCCAGACCTTCGGCGAACGGGGCCGCGATGGCGGTCAGAACGCGGGCCCGGACCTTGCCCTGAATATGCCAGAAGCCGATGACGCGCAGGGCAGCGACGCCCAGCCGTTGGCCCAGACACCGACCCCGTCCATGATAGCTGGGCAGTTGGATATCCTCACCTGA
- a CDS encoding flagellar motor protein MotB has product MADKKNELIIIKRYEAEGGHAHHGGGWKVAYADFMTAMMAFFLLLWILAASDEEKLRGLANYFTPTVSDGGSSSDAAADLRPLMAAGVMTGAVDNTGNVQKPTFGRDNPMMVFDSRLRDKPAEVVVEYADAPEPAAAADPATLAALEEAERRKSEIDRMAEDIAERITSDGTLSDLARNVRLEKSNGALTVQVLDQDERSLFTRGSADVTPKTRELLLAIGDVIAEQNQPVEIIGHTDAAAFGANNGYTNWELSADRANATRRTLMAAGINGARFMRVSGVADTQPINTIDPLAPENRRISIRLVYQAE; this is encoded by the coding sequence ATGGCTGACAAAAAGAACGAATTGATCATCATCAAGCGCTACGAAGCGGAGGGCGGCCACGCCCACCACGGCGGCGGTTGGAAGGTGGCCTACGCGGATTTTATGACCGCAATGATGGCGTTCTTTTTGCTTTTGTGGATCCTCGCGGCATCGGACGAGGAAAAACTGCGCGGTCTGGCAAATTACTTTACGCCAACGGTCTCTGACGGCGGATCATCCTCGGATGCGGCGGCTGATTTGCGCCCGCTGATGGCCGCAGGCGTGATGACGGGCGCGGTCGACAATACTGGCAACGTGCAAAAACCAACCTTCGGTCGCGACAACCCAATGATGGTCTTTGACAGTCGCCTGCGCGACAAGCCGGCAGAAGTAGTCGTGGAATATGCAGATGCGCCAGAGCCTGCGGCAGCCGCTGATCCTGCCACGCTTGCCGCTCTCGAAGAGGCCGAGCGCCGTAAATCTGAGATTGACCGAATGGCCGAGGATATTGCCGAACGGATCACCTCAGACGGTACGCTCAGCGACTTGGCGCGCAATGTTCGGCTGGAGAAATCGAACGGTGCGTTGACAGTGCAGGTGCTGGATCAAGACGAGCGGTCGCTTTTTACGCGGGGCAGTGCGGATGTCACCCCAAAGACCCGCGAGCTGCTATTGGCGATTGGCGATGTGATCGCCGAGCAGAACCAGCCTGTCGAGATCATCGGCCATACTGACGCCGCTGCATTTGGCGCGAACAATGGCTACACGAACTGGGAGCTGTCCGCAGATCGTGCAAACGCCACGCGCCGCACCTTGATGGCCGCGGGCATCAACGGGGCGCGGTTCATGCGGGTCTCTGGCGTGGCAGACACGCAGCCAATCAACACAATCGACCCGCTGGCGCCAGAAAATCGTCGCATCTCAATTCGTCTGGTGTACCAAGCCGAATAG
- a CDS encoding MucR family transcriptional regulator: MPNVPPKQNLSDTAIATIVSGFATRSDVTIDDILTLVERLRAAPADSAATALANIPAAVAPVAPKAQGMTAAPGEQPMTDDTIFCLCCGKGFKMLKRHLGAEHGLTEAEYRVMFNLAADTPLVAPSYSKRKAEYAKRAGLGKYSRDKSDNNAELS; this comes from the coding sequence ATGCCTAATGTACCCCCCAAGCAAAACCTAAGCGATACCGCGATTGCGACGATCGTTTCTGGTTTCGCCACGCGCAGCGATGTGACGATCGACGACATTCTAACCTTGGTCGAACGTTTGCGCGCCGCCCCTGCCGACAGTGCTGCGACCGCTTTGGCCAATATCCCCGCCGCCGTTGCCCCCGTCGCGCCCAAAGCGCAGGGCATGACCGCCGCACCCGGCGAGCAGCCGATGACTGACGACACAATCTTTTGTCTGTGCTGCGGCAAAGGGTTCAAAATGCTTAAGCGTCACCTCGGTGCCGAACACGGCCTCACCGAAGCGGAATACCGCGTGATGTTCAATCTGGCGGCGGACACACCGCTGGTCGCGCCGAGCTATTCCAAACGCAAAGCCGAATACGCCAAACGCGCGGGTCTGGGCAAATACAGCCGCGACAAGTCGGACAACAACGCAGAGCTTTCCTGA
- the motA gene encoding flagellar motor stator protein MotA, whose amino-acid sequence MTLLLGLVMVFGLVFGGFMLSGGNMDIVLHALPYEGMMIGGASLGAFVIANSFSVVKSSLGGVLRVIKGPRWKAADYNDLLALMFELARLYKTKGIVAMDEHIENPQASPIFQRYPKLMKDHFVTDLIADSFRMMSMQFDDRFQMEDVMNRKIKKHHHESLVSASAIQSMADGLPAIGIVAAVLGVIKTMSSIDKPPEILGAMIGGALVGTFLGVFLAYCMVQPIAGRLEQIEEEDSAMYTVIRDVIVAIVAGHPPSICIELGRGNIPTTKQPNFSAVEASQRELPAV is encoded by the coding sequence ATGACACTCTTGCTTGGTCTTGTAATGGTCTTTGGTCTGGTCTTTGGCGGCTTCATGCTGTCGGGGGGCAATATGGACATCGTTCTGCATGCCCTGCCCTACGAGGGCATGATGATCGGCGGCGCTTCACTTGGTGCTTTTGTAATCGCCAATTCATTTTCGGTGGTAAAGTCATCGCTGGGCGGGGTTCTGCGGGTCATTAAAGGGCCGCGCTGGAAGGCAGCGGATTACAATGATCTGCTGGCGCTGATGTTCGAACTGGCGCGTCTTTATAAGACCAAGGGCATCGTTGCGATGGACGAGCATATCGAAAACCCCCAAGCGAGCCCGATCTTCCAGCGTTATCCCAAGCTGATGAAAGACCACTTCGTCACCGACCTCATCGCCGACAGCTTCCGCATGATGTCGATGCAGTTCGATGACCGCTTCCAGATGGAAGACGTGATGAACCGCAAGATCAAAAAGCACCACCATGAATCTTTGGTTTCTGCCAGCGCGATCCAAAGCATGGCCGACGGCCTGCCCGCCATCGGCATTGTTGCGGCGGTTCTGGGGGTGATCAAAACCATGTCCTCCATCGACAAACCGCCAGAGATCCTTGGCGCGATGATCGGCGGCGCCTTGGTCGGCACGTTCCTTGGGGTTTTCCTTGCCTATTGCATGGTGCAGCCCATTGCAGGCCGTCTAGAGCAGATCGAAGAAGAAGACAGCGCGATGTATACCGTGATCCGTGATGTGATCGTCGCTATCGTTGCTGGCCACCCGCCCAGCATCTGTATTGAACTGGGCCGCGGCAACATTCCCACCACGAAGCAGCCGAATTTCTCTGCCGTGGAGGCCTCGCAGCGCGAATTGCCTGCGGTATGA
- a CDS encoding peptidoglycan-binding domain-containing protein translates to MKSRGFLAAAAIGAASVSPAPSYAQSFHVTLAEVQALFQSRDLGARRMVQESLKHAGYYNGAIDGAWGPGTAAAFRGLMASDRYQRHAPTWTFAPEVQVSETMFFLTSDAYM, encoded by the coding sequence ATGAAAAGTAGAGGTTTTCTAGCCGCCGCCGCGATTGGTGCTGCATCGGTCAGCCCCGCGCCATCCTATGCGCAATCATTTCACGTCACCCTTGCCGAAGTTCAGGCGCTGTTCCAAAGCCGCGACCTTGGCGCGCGGCGCATGGTGCAAGAAAGTCTGAAGCATGCGGGCTATTACAACGGCGCGATTGATGGCGCATGGGGGCCGGGGACCGCAGCCGCCTTTCGCGGGCTCATGGCCTCCGACCGCTATCAGCGTCATGCCCCGACATGGACATTCGCACCTGAGGTGCAGGTCAGCGAAACAATGTTCTTCCTGACCTCCGACGCTTACATGTAA